AAAACCATGAATGCATCAGAACCTTCACGTTACAAGATTACAATCGACCAAGATGATGTGTATGAGGAAGAAGGCGTGATGGCGCTCGTTATGAACGGCCAGTACATAGGCACGCGATATGTACCTGTACCTGGGCTAAATGTAAATGATGGGAAGCTCGATGTTTTAGTAGTAAAGAACTCTAATTTATCGACGTTCAAAGAGTTAATTAACATGAATCAGCCAGGGAAGGATACCGACGATTTAAAGGGCATCTTTCATAGACAAGCTTCAGAAGTGAAAATAGAAACAGAAAATGAACAAGAAGTGGACACCGACGGGGAAATCTATTTGAAGACCCCTGGTCATATTAAAGTCCTGCCGAACCATCTGCGCATGATTTTTCATCAAACGCAACAATAAGAAGAAAGAGTGAGAGAATTGTCTAGATCGTTGAATATTCTATTTATTCTTGGATTCTGCCTCATGGCACTTGCAGCTTGTGGGTCAGAAGGTGAAGCATCTGGGTCTGAATCAGATAAGCCGATTACAGCTAAGATTCTAACGGTACCTGAAGAGTTGACCACTGAGCAAATTTCTACGTTGCAAGTAAAGGTTAGTCAAGGGGATCAGAAGGTCGATGAGGCCAAGAAAGTTACTATTAAATGGGCAAGAGAAGGGGAAGAACCTTCTGACGAGAAGCCCTCACAGAAACAAGGAAATGGTTTATATTCTATTCAGCACACCTTTGATGAAGCGGGCACTTATAGGGTAGTTGCTGTTGTAGAAGTGAATGGGCAGCACAAGGAAGTGGAAAAGGAAATCGAAGTAGAGGAACCAAATGATTAATACCAGCGATGTGATCACTAAAAAAAGCATTGATTTCAATTCAATGCTTTTTAACATCCCTCGAGCGCGATTCTTTAGTTAGATTTCTTGCACACCGCTATTCCCAGGGGATAATGGACCTCTTGGCGAGGGGGTTCGATGAGCACACCTTTTTGATAATAGAATTGAACCTCTTCAAAGTTCGTGAAAAGTTGGTGGAATTCTTCAGGTGTAATTTGGTGGACGTGGAAAGGTGAATAACAATCTACTCCCCGTCCTTCTCCAAATGGTGTGGAAACGATAAGAGTGCCAC
The nucleotide sequence above comes from Pontibacillus chungwhensis. Encoded proteins:
- a CDS encoding FixH family protein, producing the protein MNILFILGFCLMALAACGSEGEASGSESDKPITAKILTVPEELTTEQISTLQVKVSQGDQKVDEAKKVTIKWAREGEEPSDEKPSQKQGNGLYSIQHTFDEAGTYRVVAVVEVNGQHKEVEKEIEVEEPND